The DNA sequence TGATTGTTAGATTCTATATTTACTCTGAGTAAGGACTCAGTATTTGATGGTCGAACGTTGAGCCACCAATCTTTGTAATAAATAGAAATGCCATCTATTTTTTCTACAGCCCCTTCACTAAAATTTGTTAAAATCTCGTTCATCTTAGAGTATTTATCGGGGACTTCAAAGTTCAATTCTCCACTCTGGTAATATTTGCTATACTTATCTGCAACATTACTTAAGGTATTATTTTCAATACTTTTTAGGATATATAGAAGGGCTAAAAGAGGTGCTTCAAATCCTCCAATTTCCATGAAATAAAAATGATTGGATAATTCTCCAGCAAATATTGCATCCTTTTCTTTCATTAATTTCTTTATGAAATAATGGCCTACTCTTGATTTAATGGGTGTTCCGCCCTTACTAATAATTGTTTCAGGAACAATATTACTACAGCGCAGATCGTAAATTATATTTCCCTTTGATTCAGAAAGCAGTTGCTCTGCAATTATAGCAGTTAGAATATCTCCTCTTATGGGATGACCTTTCTCGTCTATTATCCCAATTCTGTCACCATCCCCATCAAATATTATCCCAATATCTGCTTTTTCTTCTAATACTTTATTGATTATATTTTCTAAACAATCAGGAGTCATAGTGTTTGGTACATGGTCTGGGAAATTGCCATCTGGAACAAAGGAAAGAAAACTTTTATTTTTAAAAATAATATCTAATATTTTTCTTTCAACTACAGATGCACCGCTTGAAAAATCAACGACGATTTTATAGTCCTTAGCATTTTCAAATTTTTTTAAATAATAATTTGTATATTCAGTTTCAAAGTCAATTTTATAATCTTCAGCATTTTCAAATATTTCAGATAGTTCGTATTCCTTAAATATAGGTTTAATTTGATTAATAGGTGAAAGTGGCAATCCATCAATTCCACATACTTTGAAACCTCCAAATTCTTTAGGATTGTGTGATGCAGTTGCTATGACGCCAATGTCAAAATTCTTTTTTGTTAAAAAATACATTAAGGGAGTTGAAATCATCCCTGCATAGCTAATTTTTGAGCCTTCATTAATAACTCCCGTTACAAAAGGGTCTTTAAATTTTTCAGAACTTATTCTGGAATCAATGCCAAATAAAATATTTTTATACAATTTTCCAAAAGTTCTACCCAGACTATATGCAAATTTTTCATCGATTTCGTCGGGGTAATGGCCCCGTATATCATATAATTTAAAAATCATTATACCTTATTATAATAGGATTTAGGCTTTATTAGTTTTTTGATTATTCTTTATACCTATAGATATTTTTTAATCTAATTTTTTTCATGAGCCTTCTTTTTAAAAAATCGTTATTTCTAACTAATAACATTGTTGAAAATGGGAATTGAATCATATACCTTAATCCGCCACCTATATTGGAAAATCCCCTAATGCCATGTCTCGCTTCTAAAAATAATTCATTGAAAATAATTTTTTTTCTTGTTTCTTCACCTTCTTTTACAACTGCTAAACTGTGTAGTGAATACAGTCCAATTAAAAAGGCCAAGAAAAAAAAGAAATCCCAGGATTTTAGATTAAACGTTTCAAATAATAGTGCGTTTTCAGGCGATATCCATTCAAGAGTCAATGCTAATTCTCTTTTTTCAAAAAAATCGGCAAACAAGCCACCAATTATAGGGGCTATAGCTGCAGTTATTGAATTTATTATGCTTGAAAGTGCAAGATATGCAGTA is a window from the Methanofastidiosum sp. genome containing:
- a CDS encoding phosphomannomutase/phosphoglucomutase, whose translation is MIFKLYDIRGHYPDEIDEKFAYSLGRTFGKLYKNILFGIDSRISSEKFKDPFVTGVINEGSKISYAGMISTPLMYFLTKKNFDIGVIATASHNPKEFGGFKVCGIDGLPLSPINQIKPIFKEYELSEIFENAEDYKIDFETEYTNYYLKKFENAKDYKIVVDFSSGASVVERKILDIIFKNKSFLSFVPDGNFPDHVPNTMTPDCLENIINKVLEEKADIGIIFDGDGDRIGIIDEKGHPIRGDILTAIIAEQLLSESKGNIIYDLRCSNIVPETIISKGGTPIKSRVGHYFIKKLMKEKDAIFAGELSNHFYFMEIGGFEAPLLALLYILKSIENNTLSNVADKYSKYYQSGELNFEVPDKYSKMNEILTNFSEGAVEKIDGISIYYKDWWLNVRPSNTESLLRVNIESNNQEILYERIRDVKKIMNR